One segment of Halococcus salsus DNA contains the following:
- a CDS encoding sodium:solute symporter family transporter, whose protein sequence is MKLLQAIPVADDPFVLLFGGLYLLIVLAIGVWGYLNTDSTSDFLITGKSVGTWVLALTAFSVIQSGFGFVGGPELVYSYGMTGMWIFFTAPLGFLIAWVLLARRMRILADIRNVLTLADGMYVRYESAWVRGLTAFAVIVGVIAYLATNLAALQFVMRAIFGIPVVWGLFGGAAILLAYSVLGGMIAGVWTDFVQSITMIVGAVFVFYFALEFGGGMGTITRNLASVDPALVSPFGAIGVPAASAFTALAWWILFSIGSAGQPHLITKFYMSRDLTILRWGAPIAAISYGISSMIAFSAGLSMRAAVEGGTIPELRSASIAAPVFVLNQTPGVVAGLVLAALLAAIMSTSDSFLNIGAAAVSRDLPRAFGRPIDDETTELRVTQIALAGLTVLSTLVVFFSDALVGILGTIGWGFFAAAFFPVAVFGLNWKGATKEGAVAGIVGGLVVNLFYSAVPRIAEAAGAPGVSETILSLYPFAEGFPVGTVALLVSIALTVGVSVLTQRGRSVPADLVTLLER, encoded by the coding sequence ATGAAACTCCTCCAGGCGATCCCGGTCGCCGACGACCCGTTCGTGCTCCTGTTCGGCGGGCTCTATCTCCTGATCGTCCTCGCGATCGGCGTCTGGGGATACCTCAACACCGATAGCACGAGCGACTTCCTGATCACGGGGAAATCCGTGGGGACGTGGGTGCTCGCGCTGACCGCGTTCTCGGTGATCCAGTCGGGGTTCGGGTTCGTCGGCGGTCCGGAACTCGTCTACTCCTACGGGATGACCGGGATGTGGATCTTCTTCACCGCGCCGCTCGGCTTCCTCATCGCCTGGGTGCTCCTCGCCCGCCGGATGCGGATCCTCGCCGACATCAGGAACGTCCTCACGCTCGCCGACGGGATGTACGTCCGCTACGAGAGCGCGTGGGTCAGGGGCCTCACCGCGTTCGCGGTCATCGTCGGCGTGATCGCCTACCTCGCGACCAACCTCGCCGCGCTCCAGTTCGTGATGCGGGCGATATTCGGGATCCCCGTCGTCTGGGGGCTGTTCGGTGGCGCGGCGATCCTGCTCGCCTACAGCGTCCTCGGCGGGATGATCGCCGGCGTCTGGACCGACTTCGTCCAGTCGATCACGATGATCGTCGGCGCGGTGTTCGTCTTCTACTTCGCGCTGGAGTTCGGCGGCGGTATGGGCACCATCACCCGGAACCTCGCGAGCGTCGACCCCGCGCTCGTCTCGCCGTTCGGCGCGATCGGTGTGCCCGCCGCGAGCGCCTTCACCGCCCTCGCGTGGTGGATCCTCTTCTCGATCGGGTCGGCGGGCCAGCCCCACCTCATCACGAAGTTCTACATGAGCCGCGACCTCACCATCCTCCGCTGGGGCGCGCCCATCGCCGCGATATCCTACGGGATCTCCAGTATGATCGCCTTCTCGGCCGGCCTCTCGATGCGCGCGGCAGTCGAGGGCGGGACGATCCCCGAACTCCGAAGCGCGTCGATCGCCGCGCCAGTGTTCGTGCTGAACCAGACGCCCGGCGTGGTCGCCGGACTCGTGCTCGCCGCGCTGCTCGCGGCGATCATGTCCACCAGCGACTCGTTCCTCAACATCGGTGCCGCCGCGGTCTCGCGCGACCTCCCGCGGGCGTTCGGGCGACCGATAGACGACGAGACGACCGAGCTTCGGGTGACACAGATCGCGCTCGCGGGACTCACGGTTCTCTCGACGCTCGTGGTGTTCTTCTCCGACGCGCTCGTGGGGATCCTCGGCACGATCGGCTGGGGCTTCTTCGCGGCGGCCTTCTTCCCGGTCGCCGTCTTCGGGTTGAACTGGAAGGGCGCGACGAAGGAGGGCGCGGTCGCGGGGATCGTCGGCGGCCTCGTCGTCAACCTGTTCTACAGCGCGGTCCCGCGGATCGCCGAGGCCGCAGGCGCACCGGGTGTGAGCGAGACGATACTCTCGCTCTATCCCTTCGCCGAGGGGTTCCCGGTGGGGACCGTCGCCCTGCTGGTCTCGATCGCGCTCACGGTGGGGGTCTCGGTGTTGACCCAGCGCGGCCGGAGCGTGCCCGCCGACCTCGTCACCCTGCTGGAGCGATAG
- a CDS encoding ABC transporter substrate-binding protein, translating to MTRNSHPRSTEAGSDATRRRFLQAATVAGTGLASGCLGAASGTGTTLTMGYQPFSAHAWEALVMKHDDDLVDRHLPDDYSLEWQSALQGSVIANRISVGKNQVGWMGDMPALVTIAQTETPASLVGLANWSRGQQCNLLIVPQDSPIEQTADIAGKSVGVTTGSCTHRYLLQVLDAEGIDVEIEDTSISTILANLREGRIAAGLGWEPSVAKSVFQDDLTRYVSTGAEYDVIDAGGIPMTDDLIENHYEAAKGIMKAELEATRIQATDRQRTLDLVQEEEDLRYFNRSSLNWGEYRPPPIVENVERLQFATDFERATEPGRLMKETAPQFLTDQGALDAPPADDRYKPGVLDDAAAELAEEVEWSPRQAGNGSSNGSAGTDVSEAMR from the coding sequence GTGACTCGGAACAGCCATCCTCGATCGACGGAAGCCGGATCCGACGCGACCCGGCGGCGGTTCCTGCAGGCGGCGACCGTCGCGGGGACGGGTCTCGCGAGCGGCTGTCTCGGTGCCGCGAGTGGAACGGGCACGACGTTGACGATGGGCTATCAGCCGTTCTCGGCCCACGCGTGGGAGGCGTTGGTGATGAAGCACGACGACGATCTCGTGGACCGCCACCTCCCCGACGACTACTCGCTGGAGTGGCAGTCGGCGCTCCAGGGGTCGGTGATCGCGAACCGGATCAGCGTCGGGAAGAACCAGGTCGGATGGATGGGGGACATGCCCGCGCTGGTGACGATCGCCCAGACCGAAACTCCCGCGAGCCTCGTCGGGCTCGCCAACTGGTCGCGCGGCCAGCAGTGTAACCTCCTCATCGTCCCCCAGGACTCGCCGATCGAGCAGACGGCCGACATCGCGGGCAAATCCGTCGGCGTCACGACCGGGTCGTGCACCCACCGGTATCTCCTCCAGGTGCTCGACGCCGAGGGGATCGACGTCGAGATAGAGGACACCAGCATCTCCACGATCCTCGCGAACCTCCGAGAGGGACGGATCGCGGCGGGGCTGGGCTGGGAGCCATCGGTCGCGAAGTCGGTCTTCCAGGACGACCTCACCCGATACGTCTCGACCGGTGCGGAGTACGACGTGATCGACGCCGGTGGGATCCCGATGACCGATGACCTGATCGAGAATCACTACGAGGCGGCGAAGGGCATCATGAAGGCCGAACTGGAGGCCACCAGAATTCAGGCGACGGACCGACAGCGCACGCTCGATCTGGTCCAGGAGGAGGAGGACCTCCGCTACTTCAACCGGTCGTCGCTCAACTGGGGCGAGTACCGGCCTCCCCCGATCGTCGAGAACGTCGAACGCCTCCAGTTCGCGACCGACTTCGAACGGGCCACCGAGCCGGGTCGGTTGATGAAGGAGACCGCCCCGCAGTTCCTCACCGACCAGGGGGCGCTCGACGCCCCGCCGGCCGACGACCGCTATAAACCCGGCGTGCTCGACGATGCCGCCGCCGAACTCGCCGAGGAGGTCGAGTGGTCGCCGCGGCAGGCCGGCAACGGTTCGTCGAACGGCAGCGCCGGGACCGACGTCTCGGAGGCGATGCGATGA
- a CDS encoding ABC transporter permease has protein sequence MSTDSVTDRLGEQLSGALPTPTRGALKLLSLVGFLAIWWLCYRFGVLNFEHFVSPVTTIVEFGAALAGQPLTEGGDTIYLHAAYSTARVAIGVVAAALLAIPLGLLIGTSRTWENRLYPALEAFRPIPPIAWLPIAIIVLPTLALGAVSVPLPALFVVFIGAFFPIFTNTIEGARNIETEYSRAAESLGASSTDVFRHVVLPATMPSIITGLSLGVGLGWITVVAAELLTGGPGLGYIIIQGSRLLQNQIVVIGMLSVGALGYASSALVEALGNAVMPWAATE, from the coding sequence ATGAGCACTGACTCCGTGACCGATCGGCTCGGCGAGCAGCTGTCGGGCGCGCTGCCCACGCCGACGCGGGGAGCGCTCAAACTCCTCTCGCTCGTCGGCTTCCTCGCCATCTGGTGGCTCTGCTATCGGTTCGGCGTGCTCAACTTCGAGCACTTCGTGAGCCCCGTCACCACGATCGTCGAGTTCGGCGCGGCGCTCGCCGGGCAACCGTTGACCGAGGGTGGCGACACCATCTACCTCCACGCCGCCTACTCGACGGCTCGGGTAGCGATCGGCGTCGTTGCCGCGGCACTCCTCGCGATCCCGCTCGGCTTGCTCATCGGCACGAGCCGGACGTGGGAGAACCGGCTCTACCCCGCGCTCGAAGCGTTCCGGCCGATCCCGCCGATCGCGTGGCTGCCGATAGCCATCATCGTGCTCCCGACGCTGGCCCTGGGCGCGGTCTCGGTCCCGCTTCCCGCGCTGTTCGTCGTGTTCATCGGGGCGTTCTTCCCGATATTCACGAACACCATCGAGGGTGCGCGCAACATCGAGACCGAGTACAGTCGGGCGGCCGAGAGCCTCGGTGCGTCCTCGACCGACGTGTTTCGACACGTGGTCCTGCCGGCGACCATGCCGTCGATCATCACCGGACTGTCGCTCGGGGTAGGCCTCGGTTGGATCACGGTCGTGGCCGCCGAGCTCCTCACGGGCGGTCCCGGTCTCGGCTACATCATCATCCAGGGGTCGCGACTGTTACAGAACCAGATCGTCGTCATCGGCATGCTCTCGGTCGGCGCGCTCGGCTACGCCTCCTCGGCGCTGGTCGAGGCGCTCGGCAACGCAGTGATGCCGTGGGCGGCAACGGAGTAA
- a CDS encoding ABC transporter ATP-binding protein has translation MSKHNTDARTEADDRSTTGDGRRSWTESSGSGTVNIQDLTKVYGEGDDELVAVDGMDLHIESEEFVTVLGPSGCGKSTVMECIAGYLEPTEGEVLVNGEPVEGPDPSRGVVFQENRLFPWKTINQNVRFGPQMRNAVDEDRVHSLFGQMGLEGFEDAYPHELSGGMQQRAELARLLANDPDIMLMDEPFSGLDAMTKELMQENLLDVWEDDDRTVLFITHDVEEAILLADRVVVMTARPGQVKDVIDVDLDRPRDTDVVTTDRFNELQRRASESIHDEAERAMKQAEGRT, from the coding sequence ATGAGCAAACACAACACCGACGCACGAACCGAGGCGGACGACCGATCCACGACTGGCGACGGGCGTCGGTCGTGGACCGAATCGAGCGGCTCCGGCACCGTCAACATCCAGGACCTCACGAAGGTCTACGGCGAGGGCGACGACGAACTCGTCGCGGTCGACGGGATGGACCTCCACATCGAGTCCGAGGAGTTCGTGACCGTGCTCGGCCCCTCCGGATGCGGGAAGAGTACCGTCATGGAGTGCATCGCGGGCTACCTCGAACCCACCGAGGGCGAAGTCCTCGTCAACGGGGAACCGGTGGAGGGACCGGACCCGAGCCGGGGCGTGGTCTTCCAAGAGAACCGGCTGTTCCCCTGGAAGACGATCAACCAAAACGTTCGATTCGGGCCACAGATGCGCAACGCGGTCGACGAGGACCGGGTCCACTCGCTGTTCGGGCAGATGGGGCTCGAAGGGTTCGAGGACGCCTACCCCCACGAGCTCTCGGGCGGGATGCAACAGCGCGCCGAGCTCGCCCGACTGCTGGCGAACGACCCCGACATCATGTTGATGGACGAGCCGTTCAGCGGGCTCGACGCGATGACAAAGGAACTCATGCAGGAGAACCTGCTCGACGTCTGGGAGGACGACGACCGGACGGTTCTGTTCATCACCCACGACGTCGAGGAGGCGATCCTGCTCGCCGACCGGGTCGTCGTGATGACCGCCCGGCCGGGCCAGGTCAAGGACGTCATCGACGTCGACCTCGACCGGCCGCGTGACACCGACGTCGTCACCACCGACCGGTTCAACGAACTCCAGCGTCGGGCGAGCGAAAGCATCCACGACGAGGCCGAACGCGCGATGAAGCAGGCCGAGGGGCGCACCTGA
- a CDS encoding ABC transporter permease yields the protein MAATGYRRRLEQSASLLALLAVWLFATTVVAVVPSLPSPVEVLVALANTVTGPYYWEEVLRSTFRVYLSFVLAAVIGVPLGIAIGRSQVFADLTFPALEVLRPIPPIAWFPALTIILLSAENIVRFIIFLAAFFPILLNTIEGVRGIETEYAQAASSLGASSWQRLRHIVLPGALPSIYTGLVNAMGLAWVSLVAAELLSSSGIGYFIWNAFTAGAYPNIVVGMITVGALGYASSTLVRWLGARQLPWMQTGE from the coding sequence ATGGCCGCCACCGGCTACCGGCGGCGGCTCGAACAGTCGGCGTCGCTGCTCGCGCTGCTCGCCGTGTGGCTGTTCGCCACCACCGTCGTGGCGGTCGTCCCGAGCCTCCCCTCCCCCGTGGAGGTGCTCGTCGCCCTCGCGAACACCGTCACCGGGCCGTACTACTGGGAGGAGGTGCTCCGGAGCACGTTCCGGGTCTACCTCTCGTTCGTGCTCGCGGCGGTCATCGGGGTCCCGCTCGGGATCGCGATCGGCCGGAGCCAGGTCTTCGCGGACCTCACGTTCCCGGCGCTCGAAGTCCTCCGACCGATCCCGCCGATCGCCTGGTTCCCGGCGCTGACGATAATCCTCCTCAGCGCCGAGAACATCGTCCGGTTCATCATCTTCCTCGCGGCCTTCTTCCCGATCCTCCTCAACACCATCGAGGGGGTCAGAGGGATCGAAACGGAGTACGCCCAGGCGGCGAGTTCGCTCGGGGCGAGTTCGTGGCAACGATTGCGCCACATCGTGTTGCCCGGCGCGCTCCCGTCGATCTACACCGGGTTGGTCAACGCGATGGGGTTGGCGTGGGTGAGCCTCGTCGCGGCGGAGCTCCTCTCGAGCAGCGGCATCGGCTACTTCATCTGGAACGCCTTCACCGCCGGCGCGTACCCGAACATCGTCGTCGGCATGATCACCGTCGGCGCGCTCGGCTATGCATCGTCGACGCTGGTCCGCTGGCTCGGTGCCCGCCAGCTCCCGTGGATGCAGACCGGGGAGTAG
- the ddh gene encoding D-2-hydroxyacid dehydrogenase — MVSQVGIHPSIERLFPPTVLRDALSDVDAAVRIVGTETALGKCDGLITFEYDEAFLSAGLDWIHSIQSGVDRFPFDELEDHGVRLTNSAGIHGDTVGETVAGYMLQFARGLHHHRTNQTEGEWSYPEWDSAFTLRGSTLCVVGLGTLGRGVAMRADALGMDVVGVKRTPTPVDHVDTVYPTTELHEAIEDARFVALAVPLTDRTRGLMAESEFEALRDDAYLINVARGAVVDQSALVGALRSEALAGAALDVFETEPLPAASPLWGMENVVVTPHTAAATHEYHRRIAALVQENVRRLNGEEELANQVV; from the coding sequence ATGGTCTCACAGGTCGGTATCCACCCCTCGATCGAGCGACTCTTCCCACCTACCGTCCTCCGGGACGCGCTCTCGGACGTCGATGCGGCAGTCCGGATCGTCGGTACCGAGACCGCGCTCGGGAAGTGTGACGGACTCATCACGTTCGAGTACGACGAGGCGTTCCTCTCGGCCGGCCTCGATTGGATCCACTCGATCCAGTCGGGCGTCGACCGGTTCCCGTTCGACGAACTCGAAGACCACGGTGTTCGGCTCACGAACAGTGCGGGTATCCACGGCGACACGGTCGGGGAGACCGTCGCGGGCTACATGCTGCAGTTCGCCCGAGGGCTGCACCATCACCGGACGAACCAGACCGAGGGAGAGTGGTCCTACCCGGAGTGGGACTCGGCGTTCACGCTTCGTGGGAGCACGCTCTGTGTGGTCGGGCTCGGAACCCTCGGACGCGGGGTAGCGATGCGGGCGGACGCCCTCGGGATGGACGTCGTCGGCGTGAAACGGACGCCGACACCCGTCGATCACGTCGACACCGTCTACCCGACGACGGAGCTCCACGAGGCGATCGAGGACGCACGGTTCGTCGCGCTCGCGGTGCCGCTCACCGACCGGACGAGGGGGCTGATGGCCGAATCCGAGTTCGAAGCGCTCCGTGACGACGCCTATCTGATCAACGTCGCCCGCGGTGCGGTCGTCGACCAGTCGGCGCTCGTCGGCGCGTTGCGGTCGGAGGCGCTCGCCGGGGCGGCCCTCGACGTTTTCGAGACGGAACCGCTCCCAGCAGCCTCGCCGCTCTGGGGGATGGAGAACGTGGTCGTCACTCCACACACCGCGGCGGCGACCCACGAGTACCATCGGCGGATAGCGGCGCTCGTCCAGGAGAACGTCCGCCGGCTGAACGGCGAGGAGGAGCTCGCGAATCAGGTCGTGTAG
- a CDS encoding YqaA family protein, with protein sequence MSGSALLDSIELSREFFVSLGAPGLLAVAFLEFFLLPVPPDLVLVPLTVVRPELGPLYAAVATVGSVSAGVIGYTVGRKGGRPVLESRFSAARVEQSEAYVEKYGFTVLTFGAFAPIPEGYELLSVAAGVSDLRLRSFLLASILGRGGRYLLEALLVVVVGDAARSLTEVELYTAVGVVSLLAVCGYLLRDWWLPASWLESR encoded by the coding sequence ATGTCCGGCTCAGCGCTACTGGATTCCATCGAACTCTCACGCGAGTTCTTCGTCTCGCTCGGAGCACCGGGACTGCTCGCCGTCGCGTTCTTGGAGTTCTTCTTGCTCCCCGTGCCACCCGACCTGGTGCTCGTTCCGCTCACGGTCGTGCGACCGGAACTCGGCCCCCTCTATGCGGCCGTCGCGACCGTGGGATCGGTGTCGGCGGGAGTGATCGGCTACACCGTCGGTCGAAAGGGCGGTCGACCGGTGCTCGAATCCCGATTCTCGGCGGCCCGTGTCGAGCAGTCCGAGGCGTACGTCGAGAAGTACGGGTTCACCGTCCTCACCTTCGGCGCGTTCGCGCCCATCCCGGAGGGATACGAACTGCTCTCGGTCGCAGCGGGTGTCTCCGACCTCCGACTCCGGTCGTTCCTCCTGGCGTCGATCCTGGGACGGGGCGGACGATACCTCCTCGAAGCGCTCCTCGTCGTCGTGGTCGGGGACGCCGCCCGCTCGCTGACGGAGGTCGAACTCTACACCGCCGTCGGTGTCGTGTCGCTGCTGGCGGTCTGTGGTTATCTCCTTCGAGACTGGTGGCTCCCCGCGTCCTGGCTGGAATCGAGGTGA
- a CDS encoding acyltransferase, whose amino-acid sequence MGKRIASIDCLRAVAVFFVVLAHVRPFVGYGADGNYLYVVLDTIGQFDVPFFFVTAGYFFAPKLEPGKVGSYVKHSFRKLGSLYGFGILTYLSAVVFSIGVAALSGRRLAAPLVNRLVEGLSPLGVLYYGDAVAPPFWFLTALFFSICAISLFVVAEKVRYLLPVAAGVHLVGLVVQNYPALVSVSFPTRDALFFGFFYTALGFQLRTIDWSPNRDRSRLYLGAFGLAVVAQLLEQYFVNFLSRGVTIPEATYTTEYTVATVFLVLSLFGYALSNPDWGRGTVLEKLGPYAVGVYLVHFPVFRALVVLRRLLQVETGIDLSATLAWQLLVTPVVYVLALGIYVLAARVGLVEVGGSHLPRLSRIRDRVRRSDVSIPRL is encoded by the coding sequence ATGGGCAAGCGCATCGCCAGCATCGATTGTCTGCGTGCAGTCGCCGTGTTCTTCGTCGTGCTCGCCCACGTTCGGCCCTTCGTCGGGTACGGAGCCGACGGGAACTACCTCTACGTCGTTCTCGATACGATCGGGCAGTTCGACGTGCCGTTCTTCTTCGTCACGGCCGGCTACTTCTTCGCGCCGAAGCTCGAACCCGGCAAGGTCGGGTCGTACGTGAAGCACTCGTTCCGAAAACTGGGCTCGCTCTACGGGTTCGGGATACTGACCTATCTCTCGGCGGTAGTGTTCTCGATCGGCGTCGCAGCGCTCTCCGGCCGCCGGCTGGCGGCACCGCTCGTCAACCGTCTGGTGGAGGGCCTCTCACCGCTCGGGGTGCTCTACTACGGCGACGCGGTCGCCCCGCCGTTCTGGTTCCTGACCGCGCTGTTCTTCTCGATCTGTGCGATATCGCTGTTCGTCGTCGCTGAGAAGGTTCGATATCTCCTCCCGGTCGCCGCGGGCGTCCACCTCGTCGGACTGGTCGTCCAGAACTATCCGGCGCTCGTCTCGGTCTCGTTTCCGACCCGTGATGCGCTCTTCTTCGGGTTCTTCTACACCGCGCTGGGCTTTCAGCTGCGGACGATCGACTGGAGCCCGAATCGGGACCGGAGCCGGCTCTATCTCGGCGCGTTCGGTCTGGCGGTGGTTGCACAGCTGCTCGAACAGTACTTCGTCAACTTCCTCAGCCGCGGCGTCACGATACCCGAGGCGACGTACACGACGGAGTACACCGTCGCGACCGTGTTTCTCGTGCTCTCCCTCTTCGGCTACGCGCTCTCGAACCCAGACTGGGGTCGCGGCACCGTCCTCGAAAAGCTGGGCCCGTACGCGGTGGGGGTCTATCTGGTCCACTTCCCGGTGTTTCGGGCGCTCGTGGTCCTCAGGCGACTCCTCCAGGTCGAGACCGGGATCGACCTCTCGGCGACGCTCGCTTGGCAGCTCCTCGTGACGCCGGTCGTGTACGTCCTCGCGCTGGGTATCTACGTTCTCGCGGCGAGGGTCGGCCTCGTCGAGGTCGGCGGGAGCCACCTCCCGCGCCTCTCACGTATCCGCGACCGAGTGAGGCGGAGCGACGTGAGCATCCCACGACTGTAG
- a CDS encoding multidrug transporter: MASLFERDRSTVGTAVGLAVCLVAVLGSQLLGWEWGSGQFVPAVIGGAAVVAAGVLAYRRFRR; this comes from the coding sequence ATGGCGTCGTTGTTCGAGCGCGATCGGTCGACGGTTGGCACCGCAGTCGGACTCGCGGTCTGTCTCGTCGCCGTACTCGGCTCGCAGCTCCTCGGCTGGGAGTGGGGCTCCGGCCAGTTCGTCCCGGCCGTGATCGGGGGTGCGGCGGTCGTGGCCGCTGGTGTGCTGGCCTATCGGCGGTTCCGTCGCTAA
- a CDS encoding universal stress protein: protein MDPTMYDTLLVPTDGSDAAEAAAESALVLARQFDASIHTIHVLKRGDLPADVESEAAAELTDAAEATLSTVADLAADSGVAVTTQVLETTAPVHDAIVDYAIDNTIDGIVMGTHGRTGIGRFIVGSVTERTLRVSPIPVLTVHENTSLDREIETILLPTDGSPTAEIAADRAVALAAATGAALHVVHVVDLTVAWGEGSPLVIDALREEGRQAVDDAVARANDAGVRPVEASVLNGTPVRALLDYADDHAIDLVVMGTHGRTGLNRYLLGSVTERVVRLGDGPVLAISMPDDQ, encoded by the coding sequence ATGGATCCCACCATGTACGATACACTTCTCGTCCCGACCGACGGAAGCGATGCCGCCGAGGCGGCGGCCGAATCGGCGCTCGTGCTCGCCCGCCAGTTCGACGCCTCGATCCACACCATCCACGTTCTCAAGCGCGGCGACCTCCCGGCGGACGTCGAGTCCGAGGCTGCGGCCGAACTGACCGACGCGGCCGAAGCCACGCTGTCGACGGTCGCCGACCTGGCCGCCGATAGCGGCGTCGCCGTGACGACGCAGGTTCTCGAAACGACGGCCCCGGTCCACGACGCGATCGTCGATTACGCCATCGATAACACGATCGATGGGATCGTGATGGGGACGCACGGCCGCACCGGCATCGGTCGCTTTATCGTCGGGAGCGTCACCGAGCGGACGCTCCGTGTCTCGCCGATACCCGTTCTCACCGTTCACGAGAACACGTCCCTCGACCGGGAGATCGAGACCATCCTCCTCCCCACCGACGGGAGCCCCACGGCGGAGATCGCCGCGGACCGCGCGGTCGCGCTCGCCGCGGCGACCGGCGCGGCGCTGCACGTCGTTCACGTGGTCGACCTCACCGTGGCCTGGGGCGAGGGGAGTCCGCTCGTCATCGACGCGCTACGGGAGGAGGGTCGACAGGCGGTCGACGACGCCGTCGCTCGGGCCAACGACGCCGGTGTCCGGCCGGTCGAAGCGTCCGTCCTCAACGGAACCCCGGTGCGGGCGCTCCTCGACTACGCCGACGACCACGCCATCGACCTCGTCGTGATGGGCACCCACGGTCGGACCGGACTCAACAGGTACCTGCTCGGAAGCGTCACCGAACGCGTCGTTCGTCTCGGGGACGGTCCGGTACTGGCCATCTCGATGCCGGACGACCAGTAG
- a CDS encoding universal stress protein: MGEPIVVETVLAPVDGSEDSERAAEYALAIAERYEARVHVLYVLNEILGQRVALDGAEADAAVERSESFMATIEARAEDVPVSHSTAFGFSPTMKSLHPGKAVLDAADDAEIDFIVLPRVSVSGTPETSLEKAAGFVVDYATQPVLSV, translated from the coding sequence ATGGGTGAGCCCATCGTCGTCGAAACCGTCCTCGCGCCGGTCGACGGGAGCGAGGACTCGGAGCGGGCCGCCGAGTACGCGCTCGCCATCGCCGAGCGCTACGAGGCCCGTGTTCACGTTCTGTACGTCCTCAACGAGATACTGGGACAGCGCGTCGCGTTGGACGGCGCGGAGGCCGATGCGGCCGTCGAGCGGAGCGAATCGTTCATGGCGACGATCGAGGCGCGCGCCGAGGACGTTCCGGTCTCCCACTCGACGGCCTTCGGGTTCTCGCCGACGATGAAGAGCCTCCACCCCGGGAAGGCGGTCCTCGACGCCGCCGACGACGCCGAGATCGACTTCATCGTGCTGCCGCGGGTGTCCGTCAGCGGCACCCCCGAGACCTCGCTCGAGAAAGCGGCCGGCTTCGTCGTCGACTACGCGACACAGCCCGTGCTCTCCGTCTGA
- a CDS encoding universal stress protein, which produces MIETVVVATDGSASVERAVSVALDLADRFEATVHALYVVDEDDIAEESVDQREEAREALTDRGDDSLAAVRERAGREVVTEVRVGRPADEICTYADESDADVVAMGTRGRHGEYRFLLGSVAEAVVDSCPVPVLTVRQLASA; this is translated from the coding sequence ATGATCGAGACGGTCGTCGTCGCGACGGACGGCTCCGCGAGCGTCGAACGGGCGGTGTCGGTGGCGCTCGACCTCGCGGACCGATTCGAGGCCACGGTACACGCCCTCTACGTCGTCGACGAGGACGACATCGCCGAGGAATCGGTGGACCAACGCGAGGAGGCCCGAGAAGCGCTCACGGACCGTGGTGATGACTCCCTCGCGGCGGTCCGCGAGCGGGCGGGCCGCGAGGTCGTCACCGAGGTCCGCGTGGGGCGTCCCGCGGATGAGATCTGCACCTACGCCGACGAGAGCGACGCCGACGTGGTCGCCATGGGAACCCGGGGACGACACGGCGAGTATCGGTTCCTCCTCGGCAGCGTCGCGGAAGCGGTCGTCGACTCGTGTCCCGTCCCGGTCCTCACCGTCCGCCAGCTCGCCTCCGCCTGA
- a CDS encoding metal-dependent hydrolase: MMLPTHALVGLALATPVALVVPELAPAALLGGLIGGILPDLDLYVGHRRTLHYPEYFSMAAIGAVVLGVAAPTEPTVATACLLLAAAVHSVMDVFGGGLELRPWEATSERAVYDHRRGEWLAPRRWVRYDGAPEDLLLSVVVAAPLLVALDGVFRWTVVSALVVAAAYTVVRRLLPSVATWLVDHSLVQALPDRLLAHVPARYSGGHGLP, translated from the coding sequence ATGATGCTCCCAACGCACGCGCTAGTCGGTCTGGCGCTTGCGACACCCGTCGCCCTCGTGGTCCCCGAACTCGCCCCCGCTGCGTTACTGGGTGGGCTAATCGGCGGTATCCTTCCAGACCTCGACCTCTACGTCGGGCATCGACGGACGCTTCACTACCCCGAGTACTTCTCGATGGCGGCCATCGGAGCGGTCGTACTCGGGGTGGCCGCCCCGACGGAACCCACGGTCGCCACGGCCTGCCTCCTGCTCGCCGCAGCCGTCCACAGCGTCATGGACGTCTTCGGCGGGGGACTGGAGCTGCGCCCGTGGGAGGCGACCTCCGAGCGCGCCGTCTACGACCACCGTCGTGGCGAGTGGCTGGCTCCCCGTCGGTGGGTGCGGTACGACGGGGCACCCGAGGACCTCCTCCTCTCGGTCGTGGTCGCCGCTCCGCTCCTGGTCGCGCTCGACGGCGTGTTCCGATGGACGGTCGTCTCGGCACTGGTCGTCGCGGCCGCCTACACCGTCGTCCGCCGCCTCCTCCCGTCGGTCGCGACCTGGCTCGTGGATCACTCGCTCGTCCAGGCGCTTCCGGACCGACTGCTGGCGCACGTTCCCGCACGCTACTCGGGCGGACACGGGCTCCCGTAG